TAGATATTTATGAACTGTTTCAATTAATTGGTCATATACAGCAACTGGAATATTATTTTCAAATAGACTAGCTTCACAAGTTGAATTAAACTTCTTGGCTTGCATATAGAATATATCTTTTTTAATATTTGCATTATAAGTAGCTGCTAATGTATTTTTATATTTACTATAAGTACCATACAAAGCCTCAAAAGCATCTTTTCTAACACGTCTGTCTTTGCTTTCCATAAAAGTGACATAACGACCTTTTGTAAGTTCCACATCGTTGCCATCTTCACCTTTGATTGTAGGGAACTTGAGATCTGCATTATTGAACATTGCAAAGATATTTTCTGGTGTTCCAGCCAATTCTTGAGCTCTAGCCAATAATAACTCTTCTTCCATACTTAAGATATGTTCTTTTTTACGTAATAAATCATCAAAATAAGTTTTGTAGAGCTTTAATCCATCAGCTGATTCCATGTAATTTTTCAAAAGGTCATCTGACATAGAAGAAATCTCTGGTTCAATAAAAGAAATACTACTATTAACTTTTACCATTAACGAATTAGCTTTTTCTGCTGTATTTTGTGCTTCAGAGTTATTTGCATCCTCATGTAATTTCATATTGGAATATACATATAATCTTGAAAGTTTTTCTTCCAATTGGTCTCTCTTTTTAAGACAATCAAGTAAGGTATCTGCTGATTCTTTTAATTTACCTGAATAAGATGTGATTTCCTCTGTCATAGACATAATTTCCTTGTACATGTTTTCCCATTCTTCTTTGGATGAAATCATATCTTCTAATCTCCATTTGAATTCATCACTAATCTCATTTCTCTTAGGCAATTTTGCCATTTTACTCATATTATAACAACTCCTTTCAATGGTAGTATAATATATATACATTAAAGTTTCTATATTTTTTATTATTATTTTTTGTTAATAGATATTTAAAATTATAAAAAATAGTTAAAACTTGATTTAATTATATTTAATTAGCAATAATACTAATAAAAGGATAATCTACATCATTACAGCAATTGAAAATTTTAGCATATTATATGGTGGTTTTTTATATACTATAAAAGTTGAAAAAAAATACGATTATATAACAGATATATAAAGATTATATTAACCAGCTTAATAAAACTTTAATGATTTTCTCAAATTAGTTGTGGTATAATCATAGATGTATATTTTGAATATTTCATATTGTCTGTTAAAAGGAAGGATCATTATGATGAAAAATAAATTGAGCGTTCTCTATGTTTCAGCTGAGATTGCACCTTTTGGTACAACGGGTGGTTTAGGAGATGTTGGAGAATGTCTACCAGAAGTTTTAGCTGATAATGGACTCGAAATGATAAGAGTGATGCCAAAATATAAAGGGTTAGAAGAAAAGTATGAATTAAATGAAGTTGGCAGTTTTATTGTAGAAACCTCAGGTAAAGCAAATCAAGCTAAGATTTATAAATATGAAGAAAAAAAGCTTACTACTTATTTTATAGGAAGTCAGGAATATTTTGAAAGAGATAATTTGTATGGGTATGATGATGACGATATAAGATTCGGCTTTTTTTCGAAAGCAGTTCTAGAAATGTTGATGGTGCTTAATATCAAACCAGATGTAATTCATGTTAATGACTGGCATGGTGGCTTAATACCGTTTCTTCTAAAAAATGAGTATAGCCATATAAGCTTCTATAGTAGTATTAAGACTGTTTATACTATACACAATCTACAGTATCAAGGAGTGTTTGGAAGTGGTTCTCTGGAAAGAATCGGATTGTCTCATAAATATTATGATAGCAATAAATTAGAGTACTATGGTAATATTTCTTTTATGAAAGGTGGTATCATCTACTCTGATATAGTCACTACAGTTAGTGACAATTATGCTAAGGAAATACAAACTCCCCAATATGGCTATGGTTTAGATGGAATCCTAAGACAATATAAAAGCAAAATATATGGTATCATTAATGGTATAGATTATGATAAGTTCAATTGTGAGACAGATGAATATGTTTATAGAAATTATAATATAGATAATGTTTCAATGGTAAAGCATGAAAATAAACATTTTTTACAAAATAAAATTGGCCTACCAGTGAAAAAAGTACCTTTGATAGGTATGGTATCAAGACTTAGTGAACAGAAAGGCATAAATCTGTGCTTACAAGCAATAGAGGAATTAATCGATGAAGATTTACAATTTGTTATATTAGGTACAGGAGAAAAAAAATACGAACAAGCATTAATGGATTTATCAAATAAATATCCTGATAAACTAGGGGTAATAATAGATTTCAATCAAAAAATGGCAAGACGTATATATTCAGGGTGCGATTTTTTCTTGATGCCATCTCTATTTGAACCTTGTGGATTGTCACAGATATACAGTATGAGATTTGGTACTGTTCCTATAGTTAGGAAAACAGGTGGTCTAGCTGATACTGTTATACCTTTTGGATCAAACAAGGGTACAGGTTTCGTATTTGACAGATATGATGTAGATGAATTCATTGAAGCTATTAATGAAGGTTTAGAAACATATAGTGATGAAGATAAATGGAAATGTATTGTTGCTAATTGTATGAATCAAAGATTTTCCTGGGATAACTCAGCTAAAAAGTATATAGAAAAATATAATCAATTAATTAAAATAAAAGATTAGATTAACCTATTATAATTATAGTAATATGGTATTAACTACACTTTGTGAACATAAATATATAATGTACATTATGTTCAGGAGTTGATTGATTGAAATTAGATTTTAAAAATTCTATAAAGATAGCATCAGTATATATAGGAACTGTTTTAGGAGCAGGATTTGCTTCTGGGCAAGAATTAATGAAATTTTTTGCTTATTATGGTTATAAAGGTATGATAGGATTATTACTTACAGGGGTAATGTTTGCTGTAGTAGGCTGGGCTGTACTGGAAATCCTGTTTTTCAACAAAGCTACAAGTTATAAAGAGTTCATCTATCCCATTGCTGGAAAAACATTTGGGAAGATACTGGAGCTTTCAGTTATATTTTTTATGTTTGTATGTTTTTGCGCAATGTTTGCAGGCTCAGGAGCATTATTCCAGCAGAGATTTCATATACCATATCAAGTAGGGGTTCTTGCTATGGCAGTTTGTTGCTATATCACTTTTCTGTTTGATGTAAAAGGAGTTATAGCTGTTAACTCAATATTAGCCCCTATTTTGCTTATTGGTGTTTTGATTGTGGGATTATACATGTGGTTCTTCAGAAGCACCACAGTGATGAATAAGGTTGTAGAAGTATTTTTAGTTGTTAGAGATAATTGGTTAAGTTCAGCAATCATTTATGTATCCTATAATATAATAACCGCTGTTGTAGTGCTCACAACTCTACATAAATTAGTTAAGAGTAAATTCACAGCAAGATTAGGTTCATTGATGGCGGGAATAGCATTAGGAATGATTGGTATTATATTAGGTCTTGTTATACTAGTGCATTATTCTGATATACAAGGAATAGAAATTCCTATGCTGGCTATTGTAATGAGATATGCCAAGGTGTTACAATATATTTATATTGTAGTTTTGATTTCTGCCATGTTTACGACTGCTGTTGCTAATGGATATGGTATATTATCCAAGTTGAAATTGACAAATACCAAACATGGGAAGATAAAATTAGCTGTATTCATCTTATTAGCTGTTATATTTTCTCAGATAGGTTTTTCTAATATGGTAGGAAAAATATATCCTATTTTTGGATACATAGGTGTATTTGAAGT
The window above is part of the Vallitalea guaymasensis genome. Proteins encoded here:
- a CDS encoding glycogen synthase is translated as MMKNKLSVLYVSAEIAPFGTTGGLGDVGECLPEVLADNGLEMIRVMPKYKGLEEKYELNEVGSFIVETSGKANQAKIYKYEEKKLTTYFIGSQEYFERDNLYGYDDDDIRFGFFSKAVLEMLMVLNIKPDVIHVNDWHGGLIPFLLKNEYSHISFYSSIKTVYTIHNLQYQGVFGSGSLERIGLSHKYYDSNKLEYYGNISFMKGGIIYSDIVTTVSDNYAKEIQTPQYGYGLDGILRQYKSKIYGIINGIDYDKFNCETDEYVYRNYNIDNVSMVKHENKHFLQNKIGLPVKKVPLIGMVSRLSEQKGINLCLQAIEELIDEDLQFVILGTGEKKYEQALMDLSNKYPDKLGVIIDFNQKMARRIYSGCDFFLMPSLFEPCGLSQIYSMRFGTVPIVRKTGGLADTVIPFGSNKGTGFVFDRYDVDEFIEAINEGLETYSDEDKWKCIVANCMNQRFSWDNSAKKYIEKYNQLIKIKD
- a CDS encoding YkvI family membrane protein, with product MKLDFKNSIKIASVYIGTVLGAGFASGQELMKFFAYYGYKGMIGLLLTGVMFAVVGWAVLEILFFNKATSYKEFIYPIAGKTFGKILELSVIFFMFVCFCAMFAGSGALFQQRFHIPYQVGVLAMAVCCYITFLFDVKGVIAVNSILAPILLIGVLIVGLYMWFFRSTTVMNKVVEVFLVVRDNWLSSAIIYVSYNIITAVVVLTTLHKLVKSKFTARLGSLMAGIALGMIGIILGLVILVHYSDIQGIEIPMLAIVMRYAKVLQYIYIVVLISAMFTTAVANGYGILSKLKLTNTKHGKIKLAVFILLAVIFSQIGFSNMVGKIYPIFGYIGVFEVILILVYFVKMKYEQLKVKIKNSMFPFGKTLTKNIKSR